ATGTTTTCGTATAATTCAGCACCAGTAGCATCAACTTTGACACGTACTGCATCAGTCAAGTTGAAAGCATAGTTGAGTTTATCAATGCTAACGCTGTTGCCAGTATCTCCATCAAAACTTAAGCGGCTCATGTTAGTACCAGTACCGGTACCCAATGCATCGTTACCACGATTGGAGACGATATTACCAGCATTTAGACGTGTTTCCAACTGGTCTGTACCAGTGAAACTGCTCAACAATTTTAAACGAACGCGATCGCTAAAAGTGGTGTTGTAATTTAAATCTTGAGTAGGATCGCCACCACGAGCGGCTCTAGTGTCACCAAAAACATCAGACACGGCAAAAATTGCTTCTCCAACCAACTTGGTGGTAGTGGAGAACTGATTAGCTTCCAACTCAGAAGTGCGGGCTTCTAGTCCATCAACGCGACCGCGCAGAGTTGCTAGTTCAGCAGAATATTCTTCTTGTAAACGCTGTAAAGTAGCTAAATCTTGTTTGCTGACCAAATCAGCAGTAGCTGTAGCAATCAGTTCATTAACCCGATCTAAACACGCATTCAAACCTGCGGCAAATTCATAACGGGTTAAAGCACGGTTCCCACGATAAGTACTGTTAGGATAACCTGCAATACAGCCATAGCGCTCAACTAGAGATTGTAAAGCTTGGAACGCCCAATCTGTAGGCTGCACATCCGAAAACTGAGAAACTGATGTTACCTGACTCATGTCGTTAGACTCTTGAGCTTCAGATAACTCGCCAACATTTGTTACCTGTTCGTTAACTTCAGCAGCTAAGGCACTGTTAGCAACGAAAAATGTAGCAGCTAATACAACCGGACTAACCTTAAAAAGATTCCAGAATCGTTTTGTCATGTTTTTACTTTCACTCACACCTACAGTAATCCAGTCATAACAAAATGCTTTAAACACTTTTCTTTCGTGGATTTCACACACAATCACAACGATGATTATACATTTAGTCTGTGATTATTACAAGCAAGTCAGTTAATATACTGCTGAACTATATATAGTTTTTAATTAATTTATTTGGTAGGCGCAAAATAATGCGGCGTTTGTGACGTAAAACTGTTCCTTCTTCCTCTAACTGCTGTAAGAGTCGCGTAACTGTTACTCGCGTAGTATTTAAGACTTCAGCAATATCTTGATGGGTAACATTTAAATCAATTAGCTTACCCTTATCTACGTCACGGCCAAATTTTTCACTTAACCATACTAAAAATTGCCATAAACGTAGCAAAATTGGTTTTCGATGCACAATGCTTAGTAGATCCTCTGCTTGTTGAATATGAGACAACAAAGCATTAATATCCTGATGCCACAAATGAGGTGGCACAATGCTTACTTCCACGCCCGTGAGACATTCAATTTGGTAGGGCTTGACTCTAGACAAAGGATAGCCAATCAGATCCCCTAGTCCCCAATAACCGAGAGTGATGAATGTTCCATCTTCACTCCATGTTAAGGTACGAACTGCACCGTATTCAATACGCCAAAGCACATCATTTTGAGGTGGAATTACTTCCCGACGGGTAAATATCTGCTGGGGTAATTGTCTGCTGAAAGCACAGCTATTTGACACGGCAGAAGAGTTTGAACTAGGAATTGTAGAATACATCATTAACCGTAATTACACAATTATCAGGGAATCTCGCTATTCACAATGATTAAGAAACTCTAATAACTTGTATCAAAATTTACTTGTGTCTCGGAAAGTCTATTCTTCTCAATTAGAGCTAGGGACTAACTCAAAATCTTCTGATGGCAACAACTTTTGCTTAAGGTATTTATCAGTGAGATAGAACCAAAATTTTTAGTTATTTACCCGCTACTTTAATTGTGTAAGTTTAAGAATAGGTAAGCTTTTAGTAAAATATTTAGTTAACCTATTTTTAATAATTTGGTATTTTTTGAAGACTAAGTATGTATGTAGGCACAAATAATCTATAAGACTCATATCTGATTTTTGAACAAGATTTCAGATAAAACCCTGATAAAACTGGCTTTTCAGTCTCAGTATGTTTTCAGAAATCAAATCGGAGTCCTATATGAAGATAGGAGGGTGGAATGGAGCTTACTAAGTCGCTGGATTTATATCCCCGACTTCTTGCAGATACTTGGAGCGTAGAAGTCGGAGATTTGGGCAGCATATCAATTAGGAGCGTTGATCGGTGACAATATATGCTACTCTTTGACCGATATTTGTCGCATGATCTGCCATACGTTCCAGACAACGAATTGCCAGTGCTAGCAGTATAATTGGCTCGACTACACCAGGCACATCTCGTTGTTGGGCTAAAGTCTGATAAACGCGATCGTAAGCATCGTCTACAGTATCATCCAGATGCTTTAAACGGCGTCCACCGGCTTCATCAAAATCTCCCAAAGCCTTTAAGCTAGTTGCTAGCATCGCCTGCGCGTGAAGGGACATAGCTTCAATGTCGGGCATTGACGTATGAGGCGCGTAAGGAAAAATTTTAATCGCAATTTCAGCTAAATCCTCAGCATAATCGCCAATGCGCTCTAAATCTCGCACCAGCTGCATAAAAGCACTCAAGCAGCGCAAATCAGGAGCCGTAGGCGCTTGTAGCGTCATAATCGCCGTACAGTCTGATTCGATTTGACGATAAAAGCGATCGATCTTTTTATCTAATCGGGGGAGTTCCTCAGCGGCTATTAAGTTACGAGTAAATAACGCTTGGTGGCTGAGGCGAAATGATTGTTCTACCAAGGCACCCATGCGTAATACATCCCGTTCTAAGCGCCTAATGGCGCGTGCGAGTTGTGGTCTTTGAGGATTGGGAGTATAATCGACGGCTTTCACACTTGTTTTCTCAAAGGTGAAGATATTACTAACTATAGTCTTGGCTTAGGGAGTTTGCCATAACTTCAGGAAATTGGAGTTGCATCCACGCACCGCCGGTTTCTGGATGGTTCATCGCTTTGATTGAACCACCGTGAGCAATTAGAATCTGCTCAACGATCGCTAAACCTAATCCACTGCCAACGATCGCTCCTATGGAGTTACTATCTTGGGGAGAATGGGTTCGGGCTTTATCTCCTCGATAAAATCGCTCAAAAACGTGGGGTAAATCTGCCTCAGAAAAGCCAACTCCCGAATCAATAAGATTTATTTCCAAGATTGGGGAAACAGGATCGTTATCTTTTGTTGATAAGATTTTCGCTTCAACATGAATACTTGTGCAAGGAGGACTGTACTTAATGCTGTTGTCTAGCAAGTTGAGAAAAACCTGGTAAATCCTGGCTTTATCTGCCTTAATCCACAGATTTTCGGGGCCAGAATAAGAAAAAGACAGATGTTGACGTTGTGCTAAGGGTTCTAGTGTTTCCCAAACAGATGTAATTAGTGATCGCAATTCTACAGCTTTGGCTTGCAATTGCAGATTTGGGTTTGCTTCCATTTGGGTAAGGTCTAACCAGCTTTGCACTAAGTTAATCAGTCGGTCAACTTCTTGCATGAGGCGGTTAACCCAGCGATTTAAAGGTGGTTCCAAGCGATTTTGTAAAGTTTCTACAACCAAGCGAATCGAAGTTAGCGGTGTTCTGAGTTCGTGTGCTAGATCGGAAAAAGAGCGATCGCGTACTTGATTTATATCTAATAGGGGTTGACGATTTTCTAAAAATACTCCCACTTGTCCATTGGGTAAAGGCAAACTAGACGCCCGCAAAGCCAGAGATTTGATTGTTGCCATCTCTGCCGTATCATCACAAGATGGATGAAATATCCATTCTCCCGTTTGTGGTTTTTGGCGATCGCGAGTTTGCTCAATTAAATTGTCAAGTTCATAAGACCGTACCAACTCCAATAACAAGCGCACCTGTTCTGGTTGCCACCTTTGCAGATACAAAATTTCCTGCGCCTGTCGATTGCACCACAGCAGTTGATTTTCCTCATCCACCTGCAAATATCCCACTGGGGCAAAATCTAGCAGGTCTTGGTAAGTTTGCAACGACTGCTGCAAATCTTGTCGCTGCTGTTTCACCATCGCTATTTCCTGCCGCAACCCAGGAATCAGCAGCAGTCCCATCTTATAAGAATGCGAGGTTAACGGTCGGAGTAAGCGCCCCAGGTAGCGGTTAAGTTGAATCTGTTGCCAAATCCAAAACCCAATGCCTACCGCTAAACCCAGAAAAAATCCCAATAAAAGCATTTGAGTTGTTAGTTTTTTGGTGACTACTAAAAACTAACAACTATCGAAACTAATTATCCAAACCTATAGCCAAAACCTCTTACAGTCACAATATATTCGGGGTGACTGGGATCTTGCTCTAATTTTTCGCGCAACCACCGAATGTGAACGTCTACAGTTTTACTATCGCCGACGAAATCCGGCCCCCAAACCTGATCGAGCAATTGTTCCCGTGACCATACCCGGCGGGCGTAACTCATAAACAGCTCCAGCAAACGGAACTCTTTGGGAGAAAGACTCACTTCTTGACCGCGAACTAGCACGCGACATTCTTGGGGATTTAAGGAGACATCCTTAAATTTTAATACTGGTATTGGTGGTAAATTACTTAGGCGTTGGCGGCGGAGTAAAGCGCGACAACGAGCCACTAACTCTCGCATACTAAAGGGTTTGGTCAGGTAGTCATCTGCACCCACTTCTAACCCCAAAACACGGTCAGTTTCACTACCCTTAGCACTGAGCATTAAAATAGGTACTGGGTTGCCTTGATGACGCAGCAAACGGCAAATATCTAGCCCATTGATTTGCGGCAGCATCAAATCAAGAATGACCAGATCGAAGGGAAGTTCCCCTGAATTGGTTTCAAAACTTTTGAGATATTCTATAGCAGACCGCCCATCAGGGGCAGTTATCACCCCGTAACCTTCTTCTTCCAGAGCTACAGCTAGCATTTCCTGGATTAATTCTTCATCTTCTACTACTAGAATACGGCTGGTTTGTCCAATGTCCGTTCTGGCAGAATATTTGGTCGATTCACTGGTATACATTGATATCACAAAAGTCTACGACTGTGTTTGTATCAATTAGGATGATGAGTCTATTATCTCGCCTTACTGCAACCGCGCTTCTACTAGGGTTAATTCTTTTAGATTTTCTTTACAAAAAGTAATATACACCACAGCAGTATCCTAAATCATAAATCACTGTGGCTGCAAGCTTCTAATAGTTTTTAATTAAAGACTTTCAATTTTCGATTCTGTCTTCACAAGATCCAAAGACACTATTGCATGAAGATTATCTTGACAGAGGAGATTAGTTTAGGTATATTTATCTTAGTACAAAAATACTATAAAACCTCAAAAGAAAAACTATACTGAAAAACAGAAGGACATATATGTGGAAAATTCGTACCCACTAAGTGTCAGATGTGGATCATTTCAGTATTTCCACTGCGTTAAAAATGTTGATTTAAAGGCTACTCTGATGTCTGCATAGGGTAGTCATTGGTATGGCTTGCTACCCAATAAATCATTTGCCTATTGAAGGGAGTTGGAAGATGACTACAGTTGGAGTCAAAGACAGCAAACAACAACTAATGCAAGCATTTCAACAAATTATTATCCAAAGAAAAAAACTTGAATCCAAAATAGCAACCAAACAAGAGGAAGCAGAAAAGGCAAAAAGTCAAGAAATTCTGCAAGCAGCTTCTGCATATACAGTTGATAGTATTGTCAAAGGTTTAGCTGATTTACAATTAGAGTTTGGCAGTATTCTCAATGGATTATCTGAAAAACTAGCTCAGGAAAATTCCAAGTTAGATGAATTGAACCGAGCTATAGAAATTGAAACTCAACGTCTACAAGAACTGCAACAAATTAGAGTTGTAGCGGATACTTTAGACGTTTTAAGTCAAGAACACCAAGAAAAATTAAAAATTCTCGAACAAGATACTATTAGCAAAAAGGAAGCACTAGAGAAAGAAATTGCAATTAGGCGGAAAGAATGGCAAAAAGAGCAAGCAGAGTATGAAGAAAAACTTCAAGCATATAACGATTTATTAGCCAAAGACCGCCAGCAAGAACAAGAAGAATTTCAGTATAAGTTAGAAACTACTCGCAAACTCAATACAGACAGCTACGAAGGGATAAAACGCCAACAACAAAGGGAAATACAGGAAAATTCTCAAAAGAAAGGGAAAGATTGGACAGAACGAGAAAAGATATTCGCTGAACGCCAACCACTCTTCGCAGATTATGAACAAAAAGTAACTACATTTCCCAGCGAACTGGAAGAAGCCATTAAGAAAGCTAGAGAAGAAGCAATTAAAGAAACAAGCCAAAAAGCTAAAATCGAGGCTGATTTATTTGAAAGAGAATGGGAATCGAACAAACAGAGCTATGAACAAAAAATTCAATCTCTGGAAGAAACAATTAAGAAACAATCTGAGCAAATAGAAGGCATTTCTGCTCAATTGCAAACTGCATTAAAACAAGCACAAGACTTAGCTATGAGGGCTTTTGGTAGTTCTAACCCTAAATAGTTGTGAGTTCGTAGCATCTTAATCATTTTGAATTCCTGAAGAGGAGGTTTGTTGTGGTGGGGAAAAAACCGACTGATAAGAATACTAAAGTAGAAATTCTTCAGGCGTATGAGGAGTTGGCAAAAGAAAAAGCAGCACTGAAATCAGAACTCGATAAAGTTGCCCAAGAAAACCAGTCTGGAACTAAAGAACAGCCTAAATTAGAACAAAAAATAGCTATGAATCAGCTTTCTAGTGTCCAACAAAAAATGAACAATACAATTGAAAGCTTGGCAAAAATTCAATTAGGTTTTGGCAGTGCTGCTAATGAATTATCGGAACAGCTAACCACAAAAGCCTCTAAATTGGAAGAAATTAGGCGAACTTTAGAAGAAGAAATTCAACAATTAACACAACTGCATAATTTAGAAGTTTCTGATGATATCTTGGATACTCTCATCCAAGCCTATGAAGATAATACTAAAGCTTATCAGGAAGAATATAGCCGACGTTCTGAAGTGTTATTCCAAGAAATACTAGAGCAAAGAAATACTTGGGGAAAAGAACAAGAGGAACAGCAACGGGCGATAAAAGAACGGAATGAAAACTTGAATAAAACTCGGCAACGCGATGCTTCAGAGTACAAGTATAATCTAGAACTCCAGCGGCAACTGCAAAATGACGAATACGAGCAGGAACAGAAAGCGCTATATAAGCAACTGGAAGAATTATTACAAGAAACAGAAAAGCAGTGGGCTGAACGGGAGAAAGCAATTTCGGAAAGAGAGAAACAATTTGAAGAGTTAAAAGCCAAGGTAGAGGCTTTTCCAAAAGATAAAGAAGCAGCCATCAAAAAAGCTACAGAAGAAGGCAAAGGCATCGCCAACTACCAAGCGAAAATAAAATCAGATTTATATTCTAAGGAAGTAGAAGGGCAAAAGCGTTTCTATGAACAAAGGCTGCAATCTCTAGAACAAACTATTACTAATCAAGAGACGCGAATTCAAAATCTTTCTAAACAACTTGAATCCGCTCTCAAACAAGTTCAGGATTTGGCAGTTAAAGCTATTGAAGGTACTTCAAATGTTAATTCATATCAGGCAATCAAAGAAATAGCTTTAGAACAAGCAAAGACTCAAGCGAAAAATAAATAAGCTTATTTATTTTTGATAAAAATTGCAGAGACTTAATTTAATTTAAGTAATTTAAGTCTCTGCAAGTAACTATAATGCTTTTTATTCAGTTTTCTTTGGTTTTTTGAGGTCTGCGGGAGGTTGTACTTTCTTCTTCTTTGTTGGGCTAGTCTGCGTTTGCTTCAATGTTTTGTTGGAATTTTGTTCTTGACTAGACATAATACTAAGTTTTAATATCTCCCTTACGGGTATTCTTGATTACATCACTATATCACAGGAAATTTAAGTTTAACTAAAACAACTTAGTAAATAATGTTACCTCTGTAGCAGCATCCTAAATGTGAGGGTTAATTAAGTAATAAGTAATATGGCATTTTTTATAGTTGGTTGTGGAGGTGCGTAGACGTAGCCTGCGGCACGCATCGCTTACCAAAGCAAATAAGACTTTATGCTTTGTATATCCATACCGTAGAAAAAGATAATTACTATCAGCTTTACTGCCAGCGCAGTCAAGAATACCCTAATAACCTCAAACGAATTTACCAAAATCGTACATCTAGCATCAAAACCAATAGATAAAATACCAATAGTGACATAACCAACTAAAGTTAAAGTAGCAGTCATTACTACAATACCAAATGTGAATCCTGCTGCAACTATAGTTCCAATTCTATCTTCAATAATTAGCGCCACTATAGTTCCTATTATCAATGCTGTTACTAACCAAGAGAATATATTAATATAAAAATATTTTTTAAGAATATACCGTATATTCCAAATAATAACTACAGTTATAATTACAAGAACAGCTCCTAATTTTACTCCGGCAATAGCTAAATTAAAATTAGTAATTTCCTTCATTAAATGAATAACTAGAGTTGCACTTGTAACTCCAATTACAATCCCTGCAAAGAAAGTAATATTTATTAGCAAATCGTTTTGAGATAAAGAAGGGCTATCTATAAGAAATATATTTTAAGAATCGGTTCACATGTAGTGGATAGTTTAGTACATAAAATAAGCGATAAATCGCTTACTACGAGCTATACAATGTATCAGCAATTTTACTCCAATAGCTTTCGGATATGCTTTGGGATAGAATTGCACTTAGGATTATTCTCTATGTTGATATCCTCCAGTAATTTCAAATCGCAAATACTATCTGGTAAAGACTCTAACATATTGTCACGAGCATCTATGTACCAAAGATTTTGTAAATTGCCAATACTTTCTGGTAAATCTATTAAATAGTTTTGCCTGATATTTAAAAATTCAAGACTTTTTAATTCACCAATACATTCTGGCAAAGACGTGAAGTAACCATTTTCAAGAGAAAGATATTTTAAGTTTTTAAGATTACCAATTGTCTCAGGTAATGAGGTGATTGCTGTGTTACTAATTTTAAAATATGTCAAAGCTTTAAGTTGTCCAATACTATCAGGAAGTTTCTTTAACCTAGAAATATCTCTTATACAACCTCGTATTAGTAGTTTCTCAAGATTTGCCAACTTTCCTATGCTGTCTGGTATTTCTTTGAGCCAAGCACAATCACAAATATCTAGTTCCTGTAAACTTGCGAAATTGCCAATACTATCAGGTAAATATTCCACGTAGTGGCAATCGTAAATACTAAGTTCTGTTAATTGAGGTTGATAAGTAATAAATTTGTCAAGTTCTTCTAGAGTGTGTGCAATGTTAATAGAAGTCATATAGATTAGTAAATAATCATTAATAGTTAGCTTAAAATCTATTTGCCAAAGCTCTTATTTCTAATAATCTGTTGATAGCCAATTATCCAAGCTTAGTTCTTCAACTCGCAGCAAGTCAGAATCATTAGAAACCAGGATTAATCCGCGTACAATTGCCGTAGCCGCTATCAATACATCAGCCTCTTGTATTTTCCTACCCTTTCTTTTTAAATCTGCATGAATTTCGCAGGATTTTTCTATAATTTCTAAATTATCTAAAAATAAAATTTTATAAATTCCACAGAATTTATTTAAATCAGATATCTGTCTGCTAGCATTTGCATAAAGCAATCCTCTTTTGGATTCAAAATATGTTATACAACTTATCAATACATCTTCTCCTAGAAAACGCACCTCCTCTAGTTTACTATTTACCTTCTGATTCTTCTTCAGAATAGCTGTTAATATATTCGTGTCGAGAAGATAGCCCATTATTTATTCCTATCTCCTTTCTACTGCTGCATCAAACATCTCTATTTGGTCTGGTGTTAAGTCATTTAATGTCCCAGAAACTGCCTCTATCACTAGAATACTATCAATTCTATCTGTTAATTCCCTTTCAGAAAGAGCATTTATAAATTCTGGTGAAAACTTATCTAATAAATTAATTAGATGTTGAATAATTTCTTGTTTATCTAATCTTTCTTGATAGAGACTATTATCTTGAATTAACTTATCGACGATTTTTGATAACCGTGCGATCGCTATATCTCTTTTACCCGAAACTTCCTGCATAACTTCCTCTCAATTCGTAACTGATTTATTCAATTATAGTTAATCTTCCTCAGCCCTTCTCTATGTAAAAAAAAGGCGGGCTTTTCAGCCCACCCCACAATATTTTGAGAATATCCTGTTGCTATTAACCCAACAATTGTTTAGCCTTAGCTAATACATTATCAACGCTAAAACCAAACTTCTCTAAACAAACACCGCCTGGAGCCGAAGCACCAAAGCGATCGATACTAACAGTATCGCCTTCAGTACCCACATATTTGTGCCAACCGAAACTAGCGCCAGCTTCTACAGATAAACGCTTGGTGACAGCTTTCGGCAAAATTGACTCTTTATAAGCCGCATCCTGTGCTTCAAACAGTTCCCATGAAGGTAGGGAGACAACACGGACTTTCTTACCTTCAGCCTTAAGTTTTTCGGCTGCGCCGACGGCGAGGCTCAGTTCTGAACCAGTGGCAATTAGGATGAGATCGGGTGTACCTTCGCTATCCACCACGGTGTATCCACCCTTGGCTACGCCCTCAATCGATGTACCTGCCAAGTTGGGGACGTTTTGACGGGTGAAAGCCAACAGAGACGGAGCATTTTCCTTCGCCTTTTCGATCGCTACTTTATAAGCACCAGAGGTTTCGTTACCATCTGCGGGACGAAACACTAATAAATTAGGAATAGCTCGCAAGGAAGCCAGAGTTTCAATGGGTTGGTGTGTGGCCCATCTTCACCTTGTCCAATGGAATCGTGGGTCATCACCCAAATCACGCCAGCTTGAGAAAGGGCGGATAAGCGGATGGCAGCACGCATATAATCTGTGAAGATTAAGAAGGTAGCACCGTAGGGAATTAATCCTGAACTATGCAGCGCGATACCATTACAGATTGCGCCCATACCATGTTCCCGCACACCAAAGTGGATGTTGGGGTTTTCGTAGTGCCCTTTTTGGAAGTCGCCCTTACCTTTGATTTCGGTCAAGTTGGAGTGGGTTAAGTCAGCCGAACCACCAATCAATTCAGGTAAAACTGCCGCTATTTTGTTGAGGCAGGTTTCTGAGTGTTTGCGGGTAGGTAGTCCTTTATCTTCTGGGGTGTAGGTGGGTAGTACCTTGTCCCAACCATCGGGTAGTTTGCTGCTAATGTAGCGTTCAAACTCAGCCGCTTCTTGGGGATACTTAGCTTTGTAGTCAGCAAATGTTTTGTTCCAATCGCTTTCGTAGCCTGCACCGCGCTCAACTGCTTTACGTGTGTGGTTGAGGGCGTTTTCTGGAACTACGAAAGGCTCGTATTCCCAACCCAAATTCTTCCGAGTCAAAGCTATTTCGTCTCCACCAAGGGCAGCACCGTGAACGCCAGCGGTGTTGGCTTTATTGGGGGAACCATAACCGATGATGGTTGT
This portion of the Nostoc sp. GT001 genome encodes:
- a CDS encoding type II toxin-antitoxin system VapC family toxin; the encoded protein is MGYLLDTNILTAILKKNQKVNSKLEEVRFLGEDVLISCITYFESKRGLLYANASRQISDLNKFCGIYKILFLDNLEIIEKSCEIHADLKRKGRKIQEADVLIAATAIVRGLILVSNDSDLLRVEELSLDNWLSTDY
- a CDS encoding Crp/Fnr family transcriptional regulator gives rise to the protein MMYSTIPSSNSSAVSNSCAFSRQLPQQIFTRREVIPPQNDVLWRIEYGAVRTLTWSEDGTFITLGYWGLGDLIGYPLSRVKPYQIECLTGVEVSIVPPHLWHQDINALLSHIQQAEDLLSIVHRKPILLRLWQFLVWLSEKFGRDVDKGKLIDLNVTHQDIAEVLNTTRVTVTRLLQQLEEEGTVLRHKRRIILRLPNKLIKNYI
- a CDS encoding PAS domain-containing sensor histidine kinase; this encodes MLLLGFFLGLAVGIGFWIWQQIQLNRYLGRLLRPLTSHSYKMGLLLIPGLRQEIAMVKQQRQDLQQSLQTYQDLLDFAPVGYLQVDEENQLLWCNRQAQEILYLQRWQPEQVRLLLELVRSYELDNLIEQTRDRQKPQTGEWIFHPSCDDTAEMATIKSLALRASSLPLPNGQVGVFLENRQPLLDINQVRDRSFSDLAHELRTPLTSIRLVVETLQNRLEPPLNRWVNRLMQEVDRLINLVQSWLDLTQMEANPNLQLQAKAVELRSLITSVWETLEPLAQRQHLSFSYSGPENLWIKADKARIYQVFLNLLDNSIKYSPPCTSIHVEAKILSTKDNDPVSPILEINLIDSGVGFSEADLPHVFERFYRGDKARTHSPQDSNSIGAIVGSGLGLAIVEQILIAHGGSIKAMNHPETGGAWMQLQFPEVMANSLSQDYS
- the phoU gene encoding phosphate signaling complex protein PhoU codes for the protein MKAVDYTPNPQRPQLARAIRRLERDVLRMGALVEQSFRLSHQALFTRNLIAAEELPRLDKKIDRFYRQIESDCTAIMTLQAPTAPDLRCLSAFMQLVRDLERIGDYAEDLAEIAIKIFPYAPHTSMPDIEAMSLHAQAMLATSLKALGDFDEAGGRRLKHLDDTVDDAYDRVYQTLAQQRDVPGVVEPIILLALAIRCLERMADHATNIGQRVAYIVTDQRS
- a CDS encoding response regulator transcription factor; the encoded protein is MYTSESTKYSARTDIGQTSRILVVEDEELIQEMLAVALEEEGYGVITAPDGRSAIEYLKSFETNSGELPFDLVILDLMLPQINGLDICRLLRHQGNPVPILMLSAKGSETDRVLGLEVGADDYLTKPFSMRELVARCRALLRRQRLSNLPPIPVLKFKDVSLNPQECRVLVRGQEVSLSPKEFRLLELFMSYARRVWSREQLLDQVWGPDFVGDSKTVDVHIRWLREKLEQDPSHPEYIVTVRGFGYRFG